The window TTTAAATGTATTATTCTCATTCTCTCTCAAGAGAGAGGAGAATACTAGGCTTGCAGTGCTGAATGTTACAAGAGGTTCAAGAGGAGGAGAGTTTTGGCCCTCCCTCTCAACAAGAGTTGGTTATCTTTTCACTAAAGCACTGTCATCGCTCTTGCCCGAATCCATGATGTGCCAGATCTGGATTATCGGTACCTAAAGGTTACTCATTGACAAGTGTTCAGAACAAGATACAACAGAAGGAATAAGTGACCCATTACATCATGAATTCCAGCTCAATCAGAATAAAGTTGTCCAAGAAGTCTTCAACTACTCTCCTGCTAAAGACATTTGGTACTGCTCTGCTTCCTTAACTAGAACGCAGGTTTGTTTCGAGGGTTAAAAGGTAAAAGAGTGAGGAAACAACTTTCAGCTTGCAGTTGAGAACACCATGGCTCACACTGAATGAATCCATGTTCAATCTGCTGACATCTTCCTCAGTGCTGGACAATACTCAACTAATTTTGACTACTTTGAGAATGTAGCAACTAGAAAGAAGTGTAATAAATTTCAAGATATTACAACAGAATCTAAAGGGCTTCATCAGAATAGGGTCCCATCAACATGGGACAGTTATACCAGCAAAACACACAAGTTGTTCATTTTTGATACTCAGCTTCACATCTGTGAGACCCAGAAGGATACAGCAGTATCCTCATTTTCATTTACCTCTTCTCTTAACTTTCGAATCAGCTCTGTGTCATTATGATGAGTTTTGATGACTTCAGCTTTGCCACTTGCAACAAGGGAAGCGCTTTCAATGAGATCAGGTCTGAGGGTACCCTGAGCAAGAAAAACCTCTTCAGGTTTCAGATTCATTTCTCCGATAACTTCATTGGCAATCTGTAAGATGGAGAGAAAACAAGAGAAGTGTTACAATCTACTTTTCAATTATCAAAGGTCTAAGGGAAGATAACGGATGCCCAACAAATGCTAATGAGCTGCAGAAGCACAAACAAAGAGGAAGACTAATGATGACAGTAGCCCACTGCTGAAATAGTACTATAACCCCACATTTTGTTGGAGAGCAAATGGAAAGAGTATCTTCAGACTACAGGAACATCATTGCCCGTTAAGCGTTATATTCTCCCTGCATCACCAACACTGGTAGCTGACAGATGGAAAAGGGCTCACCTTCAGAAGCATGCCCCAATTCCCGTTATCCGTCAGTTTGGTGACAAAACATTACACGGAAGTTTATGCAACAGCAGTGAACGGCCAACCAGTACAGTACATCTAAGCATGATGGTGGATCTAGTACAATGCTTGTGAACCACGTTGTGACCACTGACTGCCAAAACCGTTGGATTATGGTAACGTACCAATGACTCCTTTAGCTCATCCACAACTTCTAAGAACACTGATACCACTGAGTGCACAGTCCTTCACAATGAAACAGCCTGACATAGAAGATGTATCTAGAAACCCTACcgttaaaaaaccaaccaacaagtAATTATAAACATTACCTTAACAAAGGTGTCAccaataatttttcttttttcttcaggactTGTAGTCATATTTAAGGTCTTGCTAATTCTTTTACGTGGAGTTCTGTCTTCATCTGAGATGGGCAGAGTTGTTGTACCATTATAGAATGAATGAGCTGCATTCACCACTGCATGAAATGACAGGAATTTGTTGGCAAAGTCAGTAAAGATTTTTATGcaagtttacaaaaaaataagtttcaCTCTAttgctttagaagaaaataaaaatcattccAGTCCTTTAACTATTAACTGCATTAAATTCAATACCTCAAGAATTAACtgtaacaaaagcattttatttcccttattAACCTACTCCAgagggcaatttttttttcatattatgaAGCTAGGCAACAGTGTGAAAGTTCAGTTCTTACTTCCCCTCTCAGATTATAATTtacttgctttatttaaatagtTTACAGGATGGTATTTCCCCAAGGCCTTTCTGCAACCAAAATTAAATGATACACTATTTACTCATGGTACATTATGCCTCTAATTTAGAGAGGCTCTGCATGCAGAGATCAGCTAGGAGGCTCTTTAGCATCTCTTACCAGCACTGAACTCCATGACCTACAGAAGGAGGATTTACAGCAAAGGGATTCCCTCAATTTGTTACTCTGGCAGCCTGCCAGCATCCAGGTTTATTGCTCTACAGAGTGTAAGAGTAAGACAgattttccactttaaaaaagtataaaaaacccccaagatgTATGTAGGACAAAGCTTAGACTTTGCTGCATCAGGATATCGCAGCCCAATCTGCACGATGCTAACGCGCAAGCGCCCTGCACCGCTTCGCGCCGTCAGGTTAGTGGAACACGTTGTTCACCTAGTGCCACGCTTCCTCACCAGAACACAAGAGAACCACTTGGCAACAGGACTTACACACGGCCCCAGGAACAGGCAGCTATTACTCATGAAGTAAATCAGCCGGGCAGTATAGAGCAGCTCTTACTGTTTGCACGGCTCAAACAGACATGATTTGTCTTCTCTGACCTCTTCATAGTTCAGGTACCAAAAAACTCTAAACTTTCTCAGCCATGACAAGGTACTTTCTGCTCTCTCATAACATATTACAGCTCAACAAGCTACTCCAAAACCAACTAAAATGCATCTATTTAGAAGCCAGgagagtgggaagaaaaaaaaaaaaagccttgaaaaagtaattttggcCAAAATAGCATTTGATCACCCAAATGAGctcacagtttaaaaagaaagagatccAGGACAGGAAATAAAGCCCCAGTGGAGGACTTAACCACGCTACTGAAAAAACCTGCCGTCCGTGagctttgcagcagctgaaaaggaTTGCTCACCCATCAGCAGCAGCGTGACTGAGCACCAGTGACCGAGGCACAGATccactgctctgctgtgccCCAAGAGCAGACAGCATATCTCAGCAACTGAAGAGCTGGGTCAGTTCATCGTGTGCTCCAATTGAATAAGGAAGGCTTAATGTTTTAGGTTTGGAATTTTGTGAATAGGTCTGGGTTGGTCCAAATTAGCAATCGTGCTTTGGTATGGAGAGTCTGAGAACTGCAAAGGTCAATTCaaatgaatgaaacaaaacactaaATGTACATTTTAGGAGACCGGCCACATCATTAGTGGTATCAGGTATATTTAACAAAATTCCGGTACCTTTAACTTGAATCCCAAGTTTTTTGAGTGCCTCCTCCACAGACTGACTCTCTCTTTTGCGCATAAATCCGTTATCTATGTGTACAGCTATGACCTGATCTCGGTTTAAAGCTCGGTTCAGGAGAGCAGTACACACTGTTGAGTCCACACCGCCACTGAGCAAAACCTAaggataaagaagaaaaaaacagaacaaaaagaaccACCGAAATTTGGTCAGCTGTCTACAGGTAAAGTGTTAACAAGTAATTCAGATACAACTACAAGGAACAGAACAGACTATTGACTTAAATGATCTGGAAGCAAACAAGAAGTCGAACAATGTATCGACCCAATTGTGCAAACTGtctaaaaatctgtttaatgtATTCCCCAAATCACAacaattctgcatttttcaaattaacCTGAGTAACTGTGTCAGTGTTTCAGTCAGGCAAATAACCTTTCAGCTTCGATTCAATCTACTTACCAGGACTTTTGATGAGCCCACTTTCTCTTTGATATCTTGAATGCACTGAAGTTCTCTGTTTTCCACCGTAAAGGTACCACTGCATCCCGCAATATCataaagaaaattcttcagGATCATTTTTCCATTCACTGTGAGGCTAACTTCAGGGTGGAACTGTGCTCCATACAGTTTTTTAGATTCATTTGCTATGCCTTCGTTGGTGCAAAGAAATGggcatgacaaaaaaaaaattggaagtgAAATGTATACccaagaaaaataagcataCACTTTGAGTGATTTATTCCACCACATTTTGGCACAAATCACCCATCGAAACTAAAGATTCTGGTTAAGAATAGGAACAAGGGTACTGTTACATATCTAGAACACACAGTCCCTCAGAAACGAAGGAAAACGCTCAGACATCCCAGGAAAACCATTGTGAAAACAGGACATcaattgcattcatttttttcctcaccacATGATAGCTCATACAACCCTGCAACCAAGGCACACCGACGGAGCTGCATCAACGTTCCCAGGGTTGTGCTGGTCAAGCTGTGCGAGTGTCCCTCCAGGAGCACGTTTGTGAGCACCACCTTTCTAACAGTCTCTGGAGGCTCACTGCGAGCGGATCACAACACTGCACCTCGGGCCAACTAAGTGCTGGTCAAACTGGGATTAAAAACATAGTAAGGAAACTGCCTAATTCCACTGACCTGCGTTAGACTCCCTGGTACACCGTATCGCTGTATTGCTCTGGCTGCTGGAAGCCTGGCTACCACCCAACCAGCACTTCTTTGCTTGCCGAGGCACAAGGAGCCACAGGCTTTTTTGGAAGAGCCCACGGGAAACGGCACAGGAAAGGTACGACTGTTTCTAATGCCTCCGCAAAGCGGGGTTAAAGATATCGAGCTCTGGTGGAGCTTGCACACTGGATGCAGCAAACGTTACAATTTAGAGAGTGATCTGAGTAGGCATGAGTTCTAGATCGCTTCAAAGGCAAGCCAGAATATAACGAACGCTCCGTTTAATCTTAACAGTAGTTGGGAAAGAATCTTTCAGTAAGAAAGcatctttaaatcttttaaaaggtCAGTTTTTCTCAAATTATTTATCTATCCGatcttaagcttttttttttttttaaatgaaagatttaaaataaaccaggtGAATACTTTGAGACCTTACTAAGTGGCTCAGCAAACCTAAGACCTCTCCAGGTCTCCCATCTCCTAGGAGATGGACTCGAAGAGGCTGTTTGGCATTCAATAATTTGAGTagctttcaaaaatcaaaaaggTCCCACATCTTCCTGCGACAAACTGCATGCAATGTTTGAAACACTGCTTTCAGTGCCaacattttttttgcttggttgaATATTCATGCAATAATATTAAATACAGTAAGAAGTTAATCAAGCTTTGATAATGAAGCAGTGTTTGACTTGTACCATTACAGTGTAAAAGCCAAACACTGCTGACACTGCACACTACAGCGCAtgtcctcctctcccctgccttaagcatacacagtattttatttcaagagaaACAACACATGcatactttaaaataacataaactccatttttaaagtttaattttccTCAAACCACCAATTTGAAATCAGGGCCATTCACTTGCATGTCCGTCTGTCTATTATCAGGACAGCACAACGTGCAAGCAAACACATACCAGAAATTGTTAAAAACAATTCACTTATTTGGCAATTAAATAACAGAAGCAGTCTGTTCCCATTTGGTTCTAACCGCTGTCTGCCATAGTCTTTCCTTTAATGAATCTATCAAAAAGAAGATTTTGTATACAAGTcgtacataaataaatataaaaaatacctGCTATAATGTTCCCAGACTGTGCGACCACTTTGAATCCATCAGCTACTTTATCCACACTATCTCCGTGAGTGAGAAGCACAAGCTCTTCCTTCTGAAGGCCCCtaaacaaagattaaaaactaGAATCaattcaaaaaaagaacaagaccTAACTCCCTGCATTTCCAAGAGAAGCCCTTAGGGACCCCAATAAAAGCAGATCTCGACTGACCAGGCCCATCTGAAATACCTGCAGGATTTCCTTCCCAGAAACAGTCGTTGACCAACCCCGAGATGCCTCCAGTGGAAGCCGTGTAAGTTTTCACACAACACATCCTTTGTGCAagaggtaatttatttttattcagaaggatttgtgggttggttgggtttgtttaaTAAACACACCAATATTGACATATCCCCTCTTTCACACGTAAAGCCATCAGaacactttttatttcaatgaagTGAAGTTTTCTCGCTCAAAACTAAGTGTTTTCAGGACAATTTGGGCACCTCAGACTTTAGGCAGGGTATAAAGTTCTGCAGTAGCTCTACAGGGGAAAGCTAATAAAATTGGGATGTCAGGTACAAGTAAACCGTTAGAATTATTACAAGGAACTTGAGAGGCATTGACAAACTACCAAGAAGTctaattctggttttattaaacatcacaaagcaattttaaaggaaagcagaaaacgAATGGTTTCAgattttctattgcttttcaaaaattgGACAGTTGGCAACCAACACAAGAGAAATGCACTGTACAGCAGATGGAGACAAGAGCTTAGCACAAAGATTCTCAGGCTGTGGTACGCTGTGCGGCGTCTCAGTGAAGACATTCTACTTTGAAATAACGAGTTTACACAATATTCCAAGCAAATATACCTACATTTCTAGTCATTCAAGAAGTTATGCCTAAGTATATGTTTAAATTACTAACTTGTTTACTCATGAACACAGTTGTAGAAGTTTTATTAGAAATTACCAGATAAGCATGGGTGCCATTtcactattttctttaaaataagcttCCTATCATCCAGATACCAATTTCCAGAGTGGTATTTCCAATGTTGTtttgataatttaaaatgtctatGCATTCACCTGAACAGGGAACACGTGTTATCCAGAGTAATGCTGAACACTCCATCTTCTCTAACACTCTTCTTGTGCACCGTACCTCCAAATACCTTATTCATCAtctgtcaaaacaaaaacactgcaTGAAAAAGCACCACACGATCTAGTACCACTTTATACCTCAGTCTGCCTATGACTGACAACAGTTAAAACAGTTAAGCTGCTGAACAGAAACCTGAACTATCTATCCTTTAGTTAAGGGCCCTCAGGCAGGCTTAAACTTCTCAAAATCTGGCTCCTCAGCTCTGGAAAATCAGTCAGAAACTTGAGTCTATTACCTTAGTGTTAAATTTGTGACTCTTAATAATCCCTGCTGTATCAGAGCAGTACAATTCTCAACCcgtatttttctttctaaaacccAACCTTTCTTTTGGAGTTGGATATCGGCATTTTAGATTTCAGAAGTctcaaaacaaagattttttttttttccccttgcaaatATAACTGGCAACTTAAAGTATTTCTACGGTTTCACCTTTCAGCTACTTTAATTTTCAGAGATTTAAGGCTTCATTTTAGACCTAGTTTGATATTTTACTTACTGCGCTTGACTGATTTCCATCTTTCATAACAAAGTAGTAGTGCGTTAATACGCACACTTGATTCATTTCCGTGAAGTCAGCCTTAAGGAACTCCCCTGCTCGAGGCTAGCTAACAATTCAATTTACTTGGCATTTTAAGgcatattttaatatatcaCGTTTCCCTTTAGAACAGGGAGTGCCAACATTGTTTCTGTAATTACCAGCCATTCTAAAAGTGTTTTTTCCAGCCAttattcagcatttctgaaggcCCAGTAAATCAccaatgctggaaaaaaccaagATGCACAAGCAGAAGTCATGCATCTAATCCATCCCTTGTCTCCTTGGAAGTTTGTTTCCTCACTCAGCTTGGATCTACTAGATCACTGCAGGATCGCCAGCCAGCCCTGGGGCAAATAAGTgttcggggtggggggggtgtaaAGCACTCTTAAGGGCGATGCTAGAAACACGCTCGAAAACCAAAGGGAGAAACTATTTCACTTGTTTCCACGAGGGGCACATTTTCCAATACCAACTAGACAGAATTAGTTAATGACTGACGGGTTATGTTTATTGTGACGAAAAAGGCAGTGTGGAGCTCAattcacagcactgaaaaaccCCATTTATGCTATTGATATGGCAGAGCCAAGAGAAGAACACACAGTATGCTCGGGTTACCAGTTAGGACTTTAAAAGCATCTGTTGCACGCGTGGCATACTGGTTATATTTGAAAGCAGGTCCTTTAGCAGCTCATCTTCAGGTCATGTCAGAAACGAGGCCTAGAAGACAAACGTATCTCTCACAGCACCTGCATGCCATAGCAGATTCCAAGGACTGGTTTTCCTATGGTAAATATGGCTGGGTCGAACCAGGGTGCATCTTCTGCGTACACAGAGTTTGGTCCTCCAGATATGATGATAGCTCTgcagacaaaagaaagaaaacattaactCAAATATattgtttactttaaaatttatttgctttgaacATTGACATTGTCTCACACCACTCTTAGAATTCTGTATGTTCTAATATAAAGTTTAACACAGATATCCTAACATATAGCTTAACTTTGCTATGCTACAGCTGTCAAAGCCAGCAGCTTACCAGAGAGGTATTTCATCCGTTTAAACAAAGTTGAATATTAACcatctttaaaatacagtcaCTTTTTAATTCCTCGTAGCCAAGTGTCAACTACGAGAGAAGCAAGCTGGCTGGGATCAAATGCTGAGTACTAGCATtaagatatatatacacacacttcaCAATGTCTGTGCCATCTGGaggggagctgcattcaaaaAACAGACTCCCAAATTTCTAGAGCTGCTAAAGAAAATGTCCCTTAATCCACCCCGATTACAAAGTGAGACGGCAGTAGCAACAGGTTGTGAATTAGAAGTCAAATACATGCAAGCAGGTATGGTTTGAAGTTAATAATACTTTGTGctgtaacagaaaattaaatcttttcaaAGGGGAAGAGAGCTTTTGCAAACCATGGCCATTTGCAAGACTGTGAACTGCAGAAGCACCAGCCAGTTGGGCAATGCTTTTTGGCCTCGACCCAGGATCGAACACAGGTGGGTGTACCAGACCTTGGAGTCGCGTACTGCTTACTTCACAGAGAACATCAAATTCGTTATTCAGAGCGAGAAATGCAAAACAGGATGAGAGAGAAGCTGCATACACAGGATTAAATGTACCTAATAAAGCTTTCTTCTAGCATTATTTAGAGCATTCGTCACACAAGTACTgacaaaatagaatttttttacttttaagcaTCAGAAGAGGGCAACACACTTACAACATCTGTACTACTAGCAGAAATAATCACATAGCAAGGAGCCCACGTACCAACCACCACCTCTAAGCGCAGTCAGCAAGGTACTTGCACCCGTGGGCGCACGGCTAGATCTCCCTCGCAGcccacctccagccccccagCCTGGACTCCTCATCTCCACGCAGGGGAAGAGGCGGAGggttggggggcgggggggcacccCTCGGAGCCAAAGTACAGCGGCGTGCGAGTTGGAAGAGgcagcatttatttctttgtatgtCAGGATCTACAAGTGAGCTTTGGAATAAGCATACGGCTGGTATTGCTCCGTGTAAAACTACGCCTATGTTCACAACTGGTGCCTGCTGTACACGTACAGGCGCTTCTGTTCAAGTCAGAGACACAGTGGATTTCCTAAACTCAGATGCTGCTAGAAAGAGACTGAAAACTCTTAATGTCTGGTGACATTACTGCTTCTAATAATTCCACGTACAGAAGCATTTGCTTAAGTGCCATATGTACagcatatttaatattaaaggaaatataGCCACAACTACAAATTGAACATTCTTATGAGAAGTCAAAATAGTTACACACTGTCCTATTCAAAAAAGTAGAGTCTTAAAAGCCTACTTTTTTCCATACCAATTAAAATCCCACAAAATATAGAAAGGTTATCTAATGTGCCCaagtattaaagaaaaaaatatgatttgagGGTGAGAGCAGAACCTGCATCTTCTCAAGTCCCCACAAGAAAGTACACTAGCATGGGATGCAGATTTTGGAATTTTTACTGCAACACCTTGTAATTTCTTACATACCTTCTTGCGCTGGTATGAATATACCCTTTTCTGGTGTAGCTGAAACCACTTCCAAAACAACGTGACCTAGCTTTTGAAAGGCTATTTGCAGTGGATTAAAGGCACATCAGGAACCACGTCAAAATACCCGGAGTAAAATGCATGCATTGATACCCCGACCTCAGGGCTCACGCCGGAGCTCCGACAGTGCCAGCATTCAGACCAACGCCAGCGGAGCCCCCGACTGCGGCACCTCCTTGGCCCAGGATCAGGATCTTGGGGAAAGTGCTGACCTTCATGTCACGTTTAGATGAAACTTATCACTAGAGATTTGTTCTGTAGCTGTGAAAATTGAGGAGCTGgctttttaaatacaacatGTAAATACAATTTAGCAAAACGTTCAGTCTTGCTGCCTCTCTCAAACCTTAGCAGAGACCAAAGCACAGCTCCTCAGCTGATTCAACGTCTGTCTTTAACACCATGAGCTGCAACATGGAACCTGACCATTCCCATGACATGTGGAATATATATcaaaatcttgtatttttacAACGGTCACTGAATAAAGGCACCCAACGGCTGGCAGTAGTAGCTGTTGAGCTTTCTTGCATGCAAATGATTGACTGAGAGCGTGGACACAAAGCTTATTGACCAATCTGGGTAACCAATAACCTGAAACCACTCTCTTAACCTTGAGAAGTGACCTTTTGAATGAAGAGCTTTTGCCGTATTTTAGAGTGCAATTATTTGGAATGACAAGTCTAACAGGTCTAATCACAAGACCCTGAAGAACCTTCGACTGtgaaaagaaagggggaaaaggtcTCCCCCCCAATGCAAACCTGCGTCAATACAGCACACGTCTGAGACAAAACACCATTAGTACTATGACCCACACCTCAAATGCGACACACAGGAGATGCAGGAATTCTTTTTAAACCAGTAATTAGGTACGTCCATCTTTTAAAGACTTAATTGTTGGAGAATTATAAACAAGATCTGAcatgaaaaggtatttttcagaACTTTGCTGAAAGATAAATTCTTCACACAACAGATACCTGATAGATCCAGCAGTTCCTGggttttctgttctctgtgttttcagaagAGATCAAGAAGTTCCTATTTGCCTTACTAAAATATACTCTTTACTGGTTCGCTAATTATCATTGATTAGAGAAATGCCATTTGGCAACAAAGTCTTTGGTCTTATCTGTTGTTGGGCATGACCAAAAAGCACCCATGCAGCGTATTTCCGGATTTGTACCCAACTGACAATGATTATTTGTACACTTCAGGATATTTATTTCCCCAACGAGAGAGGCATACCCTGGTAAGCctaataaaacaagaaaaagaaatgtacaaGTACTAAATAATTGTGAGACCTTTTCTTGCTGCAAACAATGAGTGGTAGTTCCAGTTAGGTTTCTTGAGTTGCTTCCCAGAAAAAGTTTGGCATGATTTACTACAATATCTTCAGTATCCTAgttatttactatttttttttttaaattaaactaagaaaataatttttagaaactcacaaaacttgttttcttgATTAATAGCTACCCCTAGTTTAACAGGTAAAACAGCAAGATCATCTAAATTTTTGcagatacatatttaaaatgcaaactcttAAGTTATACttacaaatggaaataattaaaatgacaTTAAGGCATTAAGACGTAAATACACAAAATTTGTATTGCTGCACAGGTTTCTCCAGCAAAACTCGGGTGTTTCTGTAGCTAAGCTAAAGACGCAATCATTAACATCGTTACAATGGAAGCTATTGCA of the Grus americana isolate bGruAme1 chromosome 9, bGruAme1.mat, whole genome shotgun sequence genome contains:
- the GMPS gene encoding GMP synthase [glutamine-hydrolyzing] isoform X2 — protein: MMNKVFGGTVHKKSVREDGVFSITLDNTCSLFRGLQKEELVLLTHGDSVDKVADGFKVVAQSGNIIAGIANESKKLYGAQFHPEVSLTVNGKMILKNFLYDIAGCSGTFTVENRELQCIQDIKEKVGSSKVLVLLSGGVDSTVCTALLNRALNRDQVIAVHIDNGFMRKRESQSVEEALKKLGIQVKVVNAAHSFYNGTTTLPISDEDRTPRKRISKTLNMTTSPEEKRKIIGDTFVKIANEVIGEMNLKPEEVFLAQGTLRPDLIESASLVASGKAEVIKTHHNDTELIRKLREEGKVIEPLKDFHKDEVRVLGRELGLPEELVSRHPFPGPGLAIRVICAEEPYVCKDFPETNNILKIVADFSASVKKPHTLLQRVKACTTEEDQEKLMQITSLHSLNAFLLPIKTVGVQGDCRSYSYVCGISSKDAPHWESLMFLARLIPRMCHNINRVVYVFGPPVKEPPTDVTPTFLTTGVLSTLRQADFEAHNILRESGYAGKISQMPIILTPLHFDRDPLQKQPSCQRSVVIRTFITSDFMTGIAATPGNEVPEEVVLKMVAEIKKIPGISRVMYDLTSKPPGTTEWE